One genomic window of Magnolia sinica isolate HGM2019 chromosome 3, MsV1, whole genome shotgun sequence includes the following:
- the LOC131240177 gene encoding uncharacterized protein LOC131240177, which produces MAPNSGESGNFEIIKHASVHNYNGHDDMQSDSSSLAYSTEDSEEASPRARVQGMEKIASSLCNLASAMVDVAENMGGGCSMNRMKTLVEELKKIPDLTTPQFLKACILLAKEKNLGAMFLVMGKDMKRKWLLWNLERV; this is translated from the coding sequence ATGGCACCTAATTCGGGAGAAAGTGGTAACTTTGAGATTATAAAGCATGCCTCTGTTCATAATTACAATGGGCATGATGACATGCAATCTGATTCATCATCCTTGGCTTATTCGACTGAGGATTCAGAAGAGGCATCTCCGCGGGCTAGAGTTCAAGGTATGGAAAAGATCGCATCCTCTTTGTGTAACCTGGCATCAGCAATGGTTGATGTGGCGGAAAACATGGGTGGAGGCTGCTCCATGAATAGAATGAagactttggttgaagagttgaAGAAAATTCCGGATCTCACCACACCACAGTTTCTCAAGGCGTGTATTCTTCTAGCCAAAGAGAAAAACCTGGGAGCTATGTTCTTGGTCATGGGCAAGGATATGAAGCGCAAGTGGTTGTTGTGGAATCTTGAGAGGGTTTGA
- the LOC131240179 gene encoding large ribosomal subunit protein eL38z/eL38y, producing MPKQIHEIKDFLLTARRKDARSVKIKRSKDVVKFKVRCSKYLYTLCVFDSEKADKLKQSLPPGLSVQDL from the exons ATG CCAAAGCAGATACATGAGATAAAGGATTTCCTTCTCACAGCAAGAAGGAAAGATGCACGGTCCGTGAAGATCAAAAGGAGTAAGGATGTGGTCAAATTCAAGGTCAGATGCTCCAAATATCTGTACACCCTTTGTGTGTTTGACTCGGAGAAGGCTGACAAATTGAAACAGTCTCTTCCTCCAG GTTTGAGCGTGCAAGACCTTTGA